A window of the Vigna angularis cultivar LongXiaoDou No.4 chromosome 3, ASM1680809v1, whole genome shotgun sequence genome harbors these coding sequences:
- the LOC108325237 gene encoding imidazoleglycerol-phosphate dehydratase, chloroplastic, with product MELSSPPSLPTSPSSLLLKSRVRVFHSIPNLTRSPFQASIFSPNQRNLTPIHLPRNVSSAVVVGDNASAMTTLPIDLDARVGEVKRVTKETNVSVKINLDGSGIADSNTGIPFLDHMLDQLASHGLFDVHVKATGDIHIDDHHTNEDVALAIGTALLQALGDRKGINRFGNFSAPLDEALIHVSLDLSGRPYLGYNLDIPTHRVGTYDTQLVEHFFQSLVNTSGMTLHIRQLAGKNSHHIIEATFKAFARALRQATEYDPRRRGTVPSSKGVLSRN from the exons ATGGAGCTATCTTCACCTCCCTCTCTTCCAACATCTCCTTCATCCCTTCTTCTTAAATCTAGGGTTAGGGTTTTCCACTCAATACCCAACCTCACGCGTTCTCCTTTCCAAGCTTCAATCTTTTCACCCAATCAACGCAATCTCACTCCAATCCACCTTCCCAGAAACGTCTCTTCTGCTGTCGTGGTGGGAGACAATGCTTCAGCTATGACGACTTTGCCAATTGATTTAG ATGCTAGAGTTGGAGAGGTTAAAAGAGTCACCAAGGAGACCAACGTATCAGTCAAAATAAACTTGGATGGTTCCGGGATTGCTGATAGTAATACTGGAATTCCCTTCCTCGATCACATGCTTGAT CAACTGGCTTCACACGGGCTGTTTGATGTACACGTAAAAGCCACAGGTGATATACACATTGATGATCATCACACAAATGAAGACGTTGCCCTTGCTATCGGAACA GCTTTGCTGCAGGCTCTTGGTGATAGGAAGGGTATTAACCGGTTTGGCAACTTCTCTGCTCCACTTGATGAAGCACTGATTCATGTTTCACTG GATTTGTCTGGTCGACCATATCTAGGTTATAATTTGGACATACCCACTCATAGGGTTGGAACATACGATACTCAG TTGGTGGAGCATTTCTTCCAATCATTGGTGAACACGTCTGGTATGACACTTCACATTCGACAG CTTGCTGGAAAAAATTCCCATCATATTATCGAGGCAACCTTTAAAGCTTTTGCTAGGGCTCTTCGACAAGCAACAGAGTATGATCCACGTCGCCGTGGAACCGTACCAAG TTCGAAAGGAGTTCTGTCTCGTAACTGA